A part of Corynebacterium afermentans subsp. lipophilum genomic DNA contains:
- a CDS encoding quinone oxidoreductase family protein — MKAIVVTSHGGPEVLEYKDAEPPQPSEGQLLVDVTYAGINYIDTYFRSGTYPSNPPYIPGTEGCGRVVEDPLGKIAPGTLVAWHAAEGSYAEQVAVDRNRLVAVPEGVAPEVAASMLLQGMTSHYLLHGVRETKPGDTMVVTAGAGGVGLILTQMAAAEEATVYSVVSTDEKEKLAYEAGATKVFRYGEDLAERIKAENGGGVDVVYDGVGQDTFEMCLDVTRPRGLVCSFGSASGDVEPFKIQELNAHGALFLTRPSLKHYVATDDEFLMRAQAVARAVEEGTVKIRVHPPYALENARQAHEDLQARKTTGSVVLKV; from the coding sequence ATGAAAGCAATCGTTGTCACATCCCATGGCGGCCCGGAAGTCCTCGAGTACAAGGACGCCGAGCCGCCACAGCCGTCTGAGGGGCAGTTGCTTGTCGACGTCACCTACGCCGGCATCAACTACATCGACACCTACTTCCGCTCCGGAACGTACCCCTCGAATCCGCCCTACATCCCGGGCACGGAGGGCTGCGGCCGCGTGGTGGAAGATCCCTTGGGCAAGATCGCGCCCGGCACCCTAGTGGCCTGGCACGCCGCCGAAGGCTCCTACGCCGAGCAGGTGGCGGTGGACCGCAACCGTTTGGTGGCCGTGCCGGAAGGTGTGGCGCCGGAAGTGGCGGCCTCGATGCTGCTGCAGGGCATGACCTCGCACTACCTGCTCCACGGCGTGCGCGAGACCAAGCCTGGCGACACCATGGTGGTCACCGCCGGCGCCGGCGGCGTCGGGCTGATACTGACCCAGATGGCGGCAGCCGAGGAGGCGACCGTGTACTCGGTGGTCTCCACCGACGAGAAGGAAAAGCTCGCCTACGAGGCTGGCGCAACCAAGGTGTTCCGCTACGGCGAGGACTTGGCTGAGCGGATCAAGGCCGAAAACGGCGGCGGCGTGGACGTGGTCTACGACGGCGTCGGGCAGGACACCTTCGAGATGTGCCTGGACGTCACCCGCCCGCGAGGGTTGGTGTGCTCCTTCGGCTCCGCCTCGGGCGACGTCGAGCCGTTCAAAATCCAGGAACTCAACGCCCACGGCGCGCTGTTTCTCACCCGCCCGTCGCTGAAGCACTACGTGGCCACCGACGACGAGTTCCTCATGCGCGCTCAGGCCGTGGCCCGGGCGGTGGAGGAAGGCACGGTGAAGATCCGGGTCCACCCGCCCTACGCACTAGAAAATGCCCGCCAGGCCCACGAGGACCTGCAGGCGCGCAAAACCACCGGCTCGGTTGTGCTGAAGGTCTAG
- a CDS encoding heme o synthase, which translates to MLETIKAYFALTKPRVIELLLVAAIPAMLQAHRGEVHLWLVLGTLLGGWMGAAAANTFNMVADYDIDQKMGRTRARPLVRHSVSKQKAAVFAWVMLVLSVLWLGVLCNSWLAAFFILLTNFFYIFVYTKWLKRRTWQNVIWGGAAGCMPVMVGWAVIRDNVHDGSADNWWQAIVLFLIIFFWTPPHTWALAMKYKDDYARANVPMLPVVASAEETSRQIVIYSWLTVAVSLLLVPAASWIYLAAAIISGVAFLVMATKLHQGIVRGENVKPLKLFILSNNYLAALFLGLSFDAVLGWETVGQLLF; encoded by the coding sequence TTGTTGGAGACCATCAAGGCATATTTCGCGTTGACGAAGCCGAGGGTCATTGAACTTCTCTTGGTCGCCGCGATCCCCGCGATGCTGCAGGCACACCGCGGCGAGGTGCACCTCTGGCTCGTGCTGGGCACCCTGCTCGGCGGCTGGATGGGTGCCGCGGCCGCGAACACGTTCAACATGGTCGCGGACTACGACATCGACCAAAAGATGGGCCGCACCCGCGCCCGCCCGCTGGTGCGGCACTCGGTGTCCAAGCAGAAGGCGGCCGTGTTCGCCTGGGTCATGCTGGTGCTGTCCGTGCTGTGGCTCGGGGTGCTGTGTAACTCCTGGCTGGCGGCGTTTTTCATCCTGCTGACCAACTTCTTCTACATCTTCGTCTACACGAAGTGGCTGAAGCGCCGCACATGGCAAAACGTCATCTGGGGCGGCGCCGCAGGCTGCATGCCCGTGATGGTGGGCTGGGCCGTGATCCGCGACAACGTCCACGACGGCTCCGCCGACAACTGGTGGCAGGCCATCGTGCTGTTTTTGATCATCTTCTTCTGGACCCCGCCGCACACCTGGGCGCTGGCGATGAAGTACAAGGACGACTACGCCCGGGCCAACGTACCCATGCTGCCAGTGGTGGCCTCCGCCGAGGAGACCTCGCGCCAGATCGTGATCTACTCCTGGCTCACCGTGGCGGTGTCCCTTCTGCTGGTGCCGGCCGCGTCCTGGATCTACCTGGCAGCCGCGATCATCTCCGGCGTGGCGTTTTTGGTCATGGCGACCAAGCTGCACCAAGGGATTGTGCGCGGTGAGAACGTCAAGCCGCTGAAGCTGTTCATCCTCTCTAACAACTACCTCGCCGCGCTGTTTCTGGGGCTGTCCTTCGACGCGGTGCTCGGCTGGGAGACCGTGGGCCAGCTGCTGTTCTAG
- the tkt gene encoding transketolase — translation MTLPPKLQAMTERNYPQDWTETDTRAVDTARVLAADAVENCGSGHPGTAMSLAPLAYTLFQRVMDVDPADKDWVGRDRFVLSNGHSSLTQYVQLYLGGFGLELQDLKDLRTWGSKTPGHPEYNHTDHIEITTGPLGQGLASAVGMAMASRRERGLFDPDSPAGESPFDHYIYVVAGDGCLQEGVTAEASSLAGTQQLGNLILFWDDNRISIEDDTQIAFTEDVLKRYDAYGWQTLTVESGEDVAAIEAAVAEAKAEPTRPTIIRVKTVIGYPAPNLMNTGAIHGAALGAEEVAAVKEALGFDPAVNFPEEDEVIAHTRKLRERAASKRAAWDEKFNAWAEANPERKALLDRLTARELPADWKKDFPTWEPDAKGVATRKASAAAIQAAAVALPELWGGSADLAGSNNTLIEGEKSFGPRSISTEMFSADPYGRNLHFGIREHAMGAVMNGIALHGGTRVYGGTFLIFSEYLYPAIRVAALSGIDGYYVFTHDSIGLGEDGPTHQPVETLAALRAIPDVAVIRPADANETSAAWIAALEAKEQPKALALSRQNLPVLEGTKEKAFEGVARGAYVLVKESAEIPDVILLASGSEVQYAVGAAKALEAEGTATRVVSVPSMDWFMEQDDAYIDSVLPRDVKARVSVEAATSMPWFRFLGEYGRAVSLEHFGASAPGAELFERFGFTTDNVVRTARETLECVREERSVATSVRVGDTEAEPTRGDGK, via the coding sequence ATGACGCTGCCCCCGAAACTGCAGGCAATGACCGAGCGTAACTACCCGCAGGACTGGACCGAGACCGACACCCGCGCCGTTGACACGGCCAGGGTGCTCGCGGCGGACGCGGTGGAAAACTGCGGCTCCGGCCACCCCGGCACCGCCATGAGCCTCGCGCCGCTGGCCTACACCTTGTTCCAGCGCGTGATGGACGTGGACCCAGCCGACAAGGACTGGGTGGGCCGCGACCGCTTCGTGCTGTCCAACGGCCACTCCTCGCTCACGCAGTACGTGCAGCTTTACCTCGGCGGCTTCGGGCTGGAGCTGCAGGACCTTAAAGACTTGCGCACCTGGGGCTCGAAGACCCCGGGCCACCCGGAGTACAACCACACCGACCACATCGAAATCACCACCGGCCCGCTCGGCCAGGGCCTCGCCTCGGCCGTGGGCATGGCGATGGCTTCTCGACGTGAGCGTGGCCTGTTCGACCCCGACTCCCCCGCCGGCGAGTCCCCTTTCGACCACTACATCTACGTCGTGGCCGGCGACGGCTGCCTGCAGGAAGGCGTGACCGCGGAAGCCTCCTCGCTGGCCGGCACGCAGCAACTGGGCAACCTCATCTTGTTCTGGGACGACAACCGCATCTCCATCGAGGACGACACCCAGATCGCGTTCACCGAGGACGTGCTGAAGCGTTACGACGCCTACGGCTGGCAGACCCTCACCGTCGAATCCGGCGAGGACGTCGCCGCCATCGAGGCCGCCGTGGCCGAGGCGAAGGCGGAGCCGACAAGGCCGACGATTATCCGCGTCAAGACCGTGATCGGCTACCCGGCCCCGAACCTGATGAACACCGGTGCCATCCACGGTGCGGCACTCGGTGCCGAGGAGGTCGCCGCGGTGAAGGAAGCGCTCGGCTTCGACCCAGCCGTGAACTTCCCTGAAGAAGACGAGGTGATCGCCCACACGCGCAAGCTGCGCGAGCGCGCAGCTTCCAAGCGGGCTGCCTGGGACGAGAAGTTCAACGCCTGGGCCGAGGCGAACCCGGAGCGCAAGGCGCTGCTTGACCGCCTCACCGCCCGCGAACTGCCGGCCGATTGGAAGAAGGACTTCCCCACCTGGGAGCCGGATGCGAAGGGGGTGGCCACCCGCAAGGCCTCCGCCGCCGCGATCCAGGCCGCCGCGGTCGCGCTGCCTGAGCTGTGGGGCGGCTCCGCCGACCTGGCCGGGTCCAACAACACCCTGATCGAGGGCGAGAAGTCCTTCGGCCCGCGCTCCATTTCCACCGAGATGTTCTCCGCCGACCCCTACGGCCGCAACCTGCACTTCGGCATCCGCGAGCACGCCATGGGCGCGGTGATGAACGGCATCGCCCTGCACGGCGGCACCCGCGTCTACGGCGGCACCTTCCTCATCTTCTCCGAGTACCTCTACCCCGCCATCCGCGTCGCCGCCCTGTCCGGCATCGACGGCTACTACGTGTTCACCCACGATTCCATCGGCCTTGGCGAGGATGGCCCGACCCACCAGCCGGTGGAGACCCTCGCCGCCCTGCGCGCCATCCCAGACGTGGCCGTGATCCGCCCGGCAGACGCGAACGAGACCTCCGCCGCCTGGATCGCCGCGCTGGAGGCGAAGGAGCAGCCGAAGGCGCTGGCGCTGTCCCGCCAGAACCTGCCGGTGCTCGAGGGCACCAAGGAGAAGGCTTTCGAGGGCGTGGCCCGCGGCGCCTACGTGCTAGTCAAGGAGTCTGCCGAGATCCCGGATGTGATCCTTTTGGCCTCCGGCTCCGAGGTGCAGTACGCCGTGGGTGCCGCCAAGGCGCTCGAGGCCGAGGGCACCGCGACCCGCGTGGTGTCCGTGCCGTCCATGGACTGGTTCATGGAACAGGACGACGCCTACATCGACTCCGTGCTGCCGCGCGACGTAAAGGCCCGCGTCTCCGTGGAAGCCGCGACCTCGATGCCGTGGTTCCGCTTCCTGGGAGAGTACGGCCGCGCCGTGTCCCTGGAGCACTTCGGCGCCTCCGCCCCTGGTGCGGAGCTGTTCGAGCGCTTCGGCTTCACCACCGACAACGTCGTGCGCACCGCACGCGAGACCCTCGAGTGCGTGCGCGAAGAGCGCAGCGTGGCCACGAGCGTGCGCGTGGGAGACACCGAGGCTGAGCCGACCCGCGGCGACGGAAAGTAG
- the tal gene encoding transaldolase codes for MTAIDDLYQAGTSTWLDDLSRERIATGNLAEVKDAKSIVGVTTNPAIFAAAMGSGNHYDEQLAELKQAGTTADAAVYAMSVKDVQDACDLFRDTYEATGGKDGRVSIEVDPRFAADEQKTIAQARELWQLVDRDNLMIKIPATDESLPAVTAALAEGISVNVTLIFSVERYQQVIDAYKDGIRKAAANGHDVSRIHSVASFFVSRMDTEVDKRLEAIGTDEALALRGKAGIANARLAYALFEREFGEVDVAKLPANANAQRPLWASTGVKNPDYPATMYVTELAGPQTVNTMPEKTLDAVLRDGGVHGDTLTGTEAVSRETFAALRGVGIDLDDVVAVLEREGVEKFVDAWQELLDSMTARLA; via the coding sequence ATGACTGCTATCGACGATCTGTACCAGGCCGGCACCTCCACCTGGCTCGACGACCTCTCCCGCGAGCGCATCGCCACCGGCAACCTCGCCGAGGTGAAGGACGCGAAATCCATCGTGGGTGTGACCACGAACCCGGCGATCTTCGCCGCCGCCATGGGTTCCGGCAACCACTACGACGAGCAGCTCGCCGAGCTGAAGCAGGCTGGCACCACCGCCGACGCCGCCGTCTACGCCATGAGCGTGAAGGACGTGCAGGACGCCTGCGACCTGTTCCGCGACACCTACGAGGCCACCGGCGGCAAGGACGGCCGCGTCTCCATCGAGGTGGACCCGCGCTTCGCCGCCGACGAACAAAAGACCATCGCGCAGGCCCGCGAGCTGTGGCAGCTGGTGGACCGCGACAACCTCATGATCAAGATCCCGGCGACCGACGAGTCGCTGCCCGCCGTCACCGCCGCCTTGGCCGAGGGCATCTCCGTCAACGTCACCCTGATCTTCTCCGTGGAGCGCTACCAGCAGGTCATCGACGCCTACAAGGACGGCATCCGCAAGGCCGCCGCCAACGGCCACGATGTCAGCCGCATCCACTCGGTGGCGTCGTTCTTCGTCTCCCGCATGGACACCGAGGTGGACAAGCGCCTCGAGGCCATCGGTACCGACGAAGCGCTGGCGCTGCGCGGCAAGGCGGGCATCGCCAACGCGCGGTTGGCGTATGCGCTGTTTGAGCGTGAGTTCGGCGAAGTTGACGTCGCTAAGCTTCCTGCAAATGCGAACGCCCAGCGCCCCCTGTGGGCGTCGACCGGTGTGAAGAACCCGGACTACCCGGCGACGATGTACGTCACCGAGCTCGCCGGCCCGCAGACCGTGAATACGATGCCGGAGAAGACGCTCGACGCCGTGCTTCGCGACGGCGGCGTGCACGGCGACACCCTCACCGGTACCGAAGCCGTCTCTCGCGAGACCTTCGCGGCGCTGCGCGGCGTGGGCATCGACCTCGACGACGTAGTGGCGGTGTTGGAGCGCGAAGGCGTGGAGAAGTTCGTGGACGCGTGGCAGGAGCTGCTCGATTCCATGACTGCTAGGCTCGCCTAA
- the zwf gene encoding glucose-6-phosphate dehydrogenase, producing the protein MTSPHQQWANPLRSPADKRLPQIAGPSGMVIFGVTGDLARKKLLPAVYDLANRGLLPGGFTLVGYGRRDWSKADFEAYVRKAIDEGARTEFHENVWQRLAEGLEFVQGNFDDDAAFDRLAATCKRSDAERGTAGNWAYYLSVPPEFFAEVVHQLDRSGMAHEGENQWRRVIIEKPFGHDLESAKELNEVVGAVFDERSVFRIDHYLGKETVQNILALRFSNQMFEPVWNSHYIDHVQITMAEDIGLGGRASYYDGIGAARDVIQNHLIQLLALVAMEEPTSFSPGQLRAEKLKVLRATSAVGPFGKTTARGQYTAGWQGSKKVVGLREEEGFDPNSTTETFAACTLQIDSRRWAGVPFYLRTGKRLGRRVTEIALVFKRPPYQPFSQGQTDLLTNNAVVIRVQPDEGVLMRFGSKVPGPGMELRDVNMDFSYSEAFTEQSPEAYERLILDALLDESSLFPTNSEVERSWEILDPVLNYWADQGSPDDYAAGTWGPASAERMLSKDGRAWRRP; encoded by the coding sequence GTGACTTCTCCGCACCAGCAGTGGGCCAACCCGCTGCGCTCCCCCGCCGACAAACGTCTCCCCCAGATCGCCGGGCCCTCCGGCATGGTGATCTTCGGGGTCACCGGCGACCTCGCCCGCAAGAAGCTGCTGCCGGCCGTCTACGACCTGGCTAACAGAGGTCTTCTGCCCGGCGGGTTCACGCTGGTCGGCTACGGGCGGCGCGACTGGTCCAAGGCGGACTTCGAGGCGTACGTGCGCAAGGCTATTGACGAAGGCGCGCGCACCGAATTCCACGAGAACGTCTGGCAGCGCCTCGCCGAGGGCCTAGAGTTCGTTCAGGGCAACTTCGACGACGACGCCGCCTTCGACCGGCTCGCTGCCACCTGCAAACGCAGCGACGCCGAGCGCGGCACCGCAGGCAACTGGGCCTACTACCTCTCCGTGCCGCCCGAGTTCTTCGCGGAGGTGGTTCACCAGCTGGACCGCTCCGGCATGGCGCACGAGGGCGAGAACCAGTGGCGCCGCGTGATCATTGAAAAGCCGTTCGGCCACGACCTCGAGTCCGCCAAGGAGCTCAACGAGGTCGTCGGTGCGGTGTTCGACGAGCGGTCCGTGTTCCGCATCGACCACTACCTGGGCAAGGAAACTGTCCAGAACATCCTTGCGCTGCGCTTCTCCAACCAGATGTTTGAGCCGGTGTGGAACTCCCACTACATCGACCACGTGCAGATCACCATGGCCGAGGACATCGGCCTGGGCGGGCGTGCCAGCTACTACGACGGCATCGGCGCTGCCCGCGACGTGATCCAGAACCACCTGATCCAGCTGCTCGCCCTGGTGGCTATGGAGGAGCCGACCTCGTTTTCTCCCGGACAGCTGCGCGCCGAGAAGCTCAAGGTACTGCGCGCCACCTCGGCGGTGGGCCCGTTCGGCAAAACCACCGCACGCGGGCAGTACACCGCCGGGTGGCAGGGCTCGAAGAAGGTGGTCGGCCTGCGCGAGGAGGAAGGCTTCGACCCGAACTCCACCACCGAGACGTTCGCGGCCTGCACCCTACAGATCGATTCCCGCCGCTGGGCCGGCGTGCCGTTCTACCTGCGCACCGGCAAGCGGCTGGGCCGACGCGTCACCGAGATCGCGCTAGTGTTCAAACGCCCGCCGTACCAGCCGTTCTCCCAGGGGCAGACGGACCTTCTGACCAACAACGCCGTCGTCATCCGCGTCCAGCCCGACGAGGGCGTGCTGATGCGCTTCGGCTCCAAGGTCCCCGGCCCCGGCATGGAGTTGCGCGACGTGAACATGGACTTCTCCTACTCCGAGGCGTTCACCGAGCAATCGCCAGAAGCCTACGAACGCCTCATCCTCGATGCCCTTTTGGATGAATCGAGCCTGTTTCCCACCAACTCCGAGGTGGAGCGCAGCTGGGAGATCCTGGACCCGGTGCTGAACTACTGGGCCGATCAGGGCAGCCCCGACGACTACGCGGCCGGCACCTGGGGGCCGGCCTCCGCCGAGCGCATGCTGTCGAAGGACGGCCGTGCCTGGCGGCGTCCATAA
- a CDS encoding glucose-6-phosphate dehydrogenase assembly protein OpcA, protein MITELPDTTTKAIAAELAHARERHSLATGRVLTLLVAIDDSRDDSIDETLATLRDASFEHPARVLVLISGDSEADTRLDAQVLVATDAGASEVVVMRLYGELTGHMGAVVTPLLLPDTPVVACWPQKAPKHPAGTQLGRIAQRRITNLRRGTNGVTLQQLTDGYEHGDSDMMWSRITPWRGIVASALDRHPGTRVDSAEIAGAAGDPSVDLAAGWLASSLGVKVTRCEAEAAGDFPIARLVLHCDGGDVEVAVQDSHTVRISAPGHADSFVAMGERSDAESLAEDLRHLGPDTTYERALRGLQGVHNEL, encoded by the coding sequence ATGATCACCGAATTGCCGGACACCACCACCAAGGCCATCGCCGCCGAGCTCGCCCACGCGCGCGAGCGCCACTCGCTTGCCACCGGGCGCGTGCTCACCCTGTTGGTGGCTATTGACGACTCCCGCGATGACAGCATCGACGAGACCCTCGCGACCCTGCGCGACGCCTCCTTCGAGCACCCCGCCCGTGTGCTGGTGCTCATCTCAGGCGACTCGGAAGCCGACACCCGCCTCGACGCGCAGGTGCTGGTGGCCACCGACGCCGGCGCCTCCGAAGTGGTGGTCATGCGCCTGTACGGCGAGCTGACGGGGCATATGGGAGCCGTAGTCACCCCGCTGCTGCTGCCCGACACCCCCGTGGTGGCGTGCTGGCCGCAGAAGGCCCCGAAGCACCCGGCCGGCACGCAGCTGGGCAGGATTGCGCAGCGCCGCATCACGAACCTGCGCCGCGGCACGAACGGCGTGACCCTCCAGCAGCTCACGGACGGCTACGAGCACGGCGATTCCGACATGATGTGGTCGCGCATCACCCCGTGGCGCGGCATCGTCGCATCCGCACTGGACCGCCACCCCGGCACGCGCGTTGACAGCGCCGAGATCGCGGGCGCTGCCGGAGACCCGAGCGTGGATCTCGCCGCGGGCTGGCTCGCCTCCAGCCTGGGCGTGAAAGTGACCCGCTGCGAGGCCGAGGCGGCCGGGGACTTCCCCATCGCCCGCCTCGTGCTGCACTGCGACGGCGGCGACGTGGAGGTCGCGGTCCAGGACAGTCACACCGTGCGCATTTCCGCGCCCGGCCACGCCGATTCTTTCGTGGCCATGGGCGAGCGCAGTGACGCCGAAAGCCTCGCCGAGGACCTGCGCCACCTCGGCCCGGACACCACCTACGAGCGCGCGTTGCGCGGACTTCAAGGAGTGCACAATGAGCTTTAA
- the pgl gene encoding 6-phosphogluconolactonase has translation MSFNDLASLLDEATSRFSALMSDIHAEGRTARVVLTGGTAGIALLERLADEDIDWSRVEVFFGDERNVPASHPDSNEGQARAALLSKVDIPEENIHGYGLDGGPMDAAVQRYREIVGDGGFDLHLLGMGGEGHINSLFPHTDAVRERDAMVVAVTDSPKPPAERATLTLPAVQSADRVWLLVSGAEKAEAASHAGDGAEAADDWPVAGAIGRKETVLFATKDATGPF, from the coding sequence ATGAGCTTTAACGACCTTGCATCGCTTCTCGACGAAGCAACCTCCCGGTTTAGCGCCCTCATGTCCGACATCCACGCCGAGGGTCGCACCGCGCGTGTGGTGCTTACCGGCGGCACCGCCGGCATCGCGCTGCTGGAGCGCCTCGCCGACGAGGATATCGACTGGTCGCGCGTGGAGGTCTTCTTCGGCGACGAGCGCAACGTGCCCGCGAGCCACCCCGACTCCAACGAGGGCCAAGCGCGGGCGGCGCTGCTGTCCAAGGTGGACATCCCGGAGGAGAACATCCACGGCTACGGCCTCGACGGCGGCCCGATGGACGCCGCGGTTCAGCGCTACCGCGAAATCGTCGGCGACGGCGGCTTCGACCTGCACCTTTTGGGCATGGGCGGCGAGGGCCACATCAACTCGCTGTTCCCCCACACCGACGCGGTGCGCGAGCGTGACGCGATGGTCGTGGCGGTGACGGATTCGCCGAAGCCGCCCGCCGAGCGCGCCACCCTGACCCTGCCGGCGGTGCAGTCCGCCGACCGGGTGTGGCTGCTGGTCTCCGGCGCCGAGAAGGCGGAGGCCGCGAGCCATGCCGGCGACGGCGCCGAGGCCGCCGACGACTGGCCGGTCGCCGGCGCTATCGGGCGCAAAGAAACGGTCCTGTTCGCCACGAAGGACGCAACAGGACCGTTCTAG
- the secG gene encoding preprotein translocase subunit SecG translates to MALALEIVLVIAAILMTVFVLLHKGKGGGLSSLFGGGVQANLSGSTTVEKNLDRVTVLLALIWILCIIGLNLIQTYAV, encoded by the coding sequence ATGGCTTTAGCCCTTGAGATTGTGCTGGTGATCGCCGCGATCCTCATGACCGTCTTCGTCCTGCTCCACAAGGGTAAGGGCGGCGGCCTGTCCAGCCTGTTCGGCGGCGGCGTCCAGGCAAACCTGTCCGGTTCGACCACGGTGGAGAAGAACCTCGACCGCGTCACCGTGCTGCTGGCCCTGATCTGGATCCTCTGCATCATCGGCCTGAACCTGATTCAGACCTACGCGGTCTAA
- the tpiA gene encoding triose-phosphate isomerase: MARTPLIAGNWKMNHDHLEAIQSAQKLAFAFPKDGYEYVDIALTVPFTDLRSIQTLVEGDKLKITYGAQDVSEHDNGAYTGDISASMLEKLGCSWVVVGHSERREYHGETNEQVAAKAAKAIEHGIAPIVCVGEPLEVREAGEHVSYVVQQARESLAGVDLSKAVIAYEPVWAIGTGKVASAEDAQEVCHGIRELVRELSDDSVADAIRILYGGSVKADTVAEIISQPDVDGGLVGGASLDGQDFAKLAAAAANAVM; this comes from the coding sequence ATGGCACGCACGCCACTTATCGCGGGCAACTGGAAGATGAACCACGACCACCTCGAGGCCATCCAGAGCGCCCAGAAGCTCGCCTTCGCGTTTCCGAAGGACGGCTACGAGTACGTCGACATCGCGCTGACGGTCCCGTTCACGGACCTGCGCTCCATCCAGACCCTGGTGGAGGGCGACAAGCTCAAGATCACCTACGGCGCCCAGGACGTCTCCGAGCACGACAACGGCGCCTACACCGGCGACATCTCCGCGTCCATGCTGGAAAAACTGGGGTGCTCCTGGGTGGTCGTGGGCCACTCGGAGCGCCGCGAGTACCACGGCGAGACCAACGAGCAGGTCGCGGCGAAGGCTGCCAAGGCCATCGAGCACGGCATCGCCCCGATCGTCTGCGTGGGCGAGCCGCTCGAGGTGCGTGAGGCGGGCGAGCACGTCTCCTACGTGGTGCAGCAGGCGCGCGAGTCGCTCGCCGGCGTGGATCTGTCCAAGGCCGTCATCGCCTACGAGCCGGTCTGGGCGATCGGCACCGGCAAGGTTGCCTCAGCGGAAGATGCCCAGGAGGTCTGCCACGGCATCCGCGAGCTCGTACGCGAGCTTAGCGACGACTCCGTCGCCGACGCGATCCGTATTCTCTACGGCGGCTCAGTCAAGGCCGACACGGTCGCCGAGATCATCTCGCAGCCGGACGTGGACGGCGGCCTGGTCGGCGGCGCCTCCCTTGACGGGCAGGACTTTGCCAAGCTCGCCGCGGCGGCCGCCAACGCGGTGATGTAA
- a CDS encoding phosphoglycerate kinase, protein MTKNLQQLLDEGVDGRHVLVRSDFNVPLDDEGNITDAGRIDASLPTLKALLDGGAKVIVMAHLGRPKGEVNPKFSLAPVAEALSERLGQFVPLAGDVSGEDAHERANGLTEGEILLLENVRFDARETSKDEAERTAFAEELAALAADNGAFVSDGFGVVHRAQASVFDVAKKLPAYAGYLVDKEVETLSSVKDDPQHPYVVVLGGSKVSDKLGVIEALAEKADKIIIGGGMCYTFLAAQGHNVQKSLLQDDMVDTCKELIERFGDKLLLPVDVAAGAEFDKDTEKKIVGLDEIPEGWMGLDIGPETAKNYAEAIKDSKTVFWNGPMGVFEFPNFADGTKAVAEAMIAATKDNDSFTVVGGGDSAASVRTLGLDEGGFSHISTGGGASLELIEGKELPGVSVLN, encoded by the coding sequence ATGACCAAGAACTTGCAGCAGCTTCTCGACGAAGGCGTGGACGGCCGCCACGTCCTGGTGCGGTCCGACTTCAACGTCCCCCTGGACGACGAGGGCAACATCACCGACGCCGGCCGCATCGACGCCTCCCTGCCCACCCTGAAGGCGCTGCTGGACGGCGGCGCCAAGGTGATCGTCATGGCGCACCTGGGCCGCCCGAAGGGCGAGGTCAACCCGAAGTTCTCCCTCGCCCCGGTGGCGGAAGCGCTGTCCGAGCGCCTGGGCCAGTTCGTCCCGCTGGCGGGCGACGTCTCCGGCGAGGACGCCCACGAGCGCGCCAACGGCCTGACCGAGGGCGAAATCCTCCTGCTCGAAAACGTCCGCTTCGACGCGCGCGAGACGTCCAAGGATGAGGCGGAGCGCACCGCGTTCGCCGAGGAACTCGCCGCACTCGCGGCCGACAACGGCGCGTTCGTCTCCGACGGCTTCGGCGTCGTGCACCGCGCGCAGGCTTCCGTCTTCGACGTGGCCAAGAAGCTTCCGGCGTACGCCGGCTACCTCGTGGACAAGGAGGTGGAGACCCTGTCTTCCGTGAAGGACGACCCGCAGCACCCGTACGTGGTGGTGCTGGGCGGCTCCAAGGTTTCGGACAAGCTCGGTGTGATCGAGGCGCTGGCGGAGAAGGCCGACAAGATCATCATCGGCGGCGGCATGTGCTACACCTTCCTCGCCGCCCAGGGCCACAACGTGCAGAAGTCGCTGCTGCAAGACGACATGGTGGACACCTGCAAGGAGCTCATCGAGCGCTTCGGCGACAAGCTGCTGCTGCCGGTGGACGTCGCCGCCGGCGCGGAGTTTGACAAGGACACCGAGAAAAAAATCGTCGGCCTGGACGAGATCCCGGAGGGCTGGATGGGCCTGGACATCGGCCCGGAGACCGCCAAGAACTACGCCGAGGCCATCAAGGACTCCAAGACGGTGTTCTGGAACGGCCCGATGGGCGTGTTCGAGTTCCCGAACTTCGCAGACGGCACCAAGGCTGTGGCCGAGGCCATGATCGCGGCGACGAAGGACAACGACTCCTTCACCGTCGTCGGCGGCGGCGATTCCGCGGCGTCGGTGCGCACCCTCGGCCTGGACGAGGGCGGCTTCAGCCACATCTCCACCGGCGGCGGCGCCTCCCTCGAGCTGATCGAGGGCAAGGAACTGCCGGGCGTTTCCGTACTGAACTAG